One [Clostridium] saccharolyticum WM1 DNA segment encodes these proteins:
- a CDS encoding substrate-binding domain-containing protein — translation MNHIMNENYKIYLITMDKRDQFWMVMDKGAREMASMLGVTYEWDAPLERDVNKQIQIFNNAVAAGADAIMLAASDPLKISGAVEEAKAKGVKIIYVDAPAFEEAIITLATDNYTAGKIAGENMYYELEAIGVTNGSIGIIGVTPENRTTVNREIGFRDYFESFDRYQILETIYTNGDPELAKQATEKYIEDNSNLVGIFSTNEGSTLGMGYAFRDYDTNIIGIGFDITETIQEMIRDNTIQATLVQNPYTMGYLGMAESVAALRGFDTGPKFINTGVTVVNIYTPSRILS, via the coding sequence ATGAACCATATAATGAATGAAAATTATAAAATTTATCTAATAACCATGGATAAAAGAGATCAATTTTGGATGGTTATGGATAAAGGTGCCAGAGAAATGGCATCTATGTTAGGTGTTACTTATGAATGGGATGCCCCTCTAGAAAGAGATGTAAATAAACAGATTCAAATATTTAATAATGCCGTTGCAGCAGGAGCAGATGCAATCATGTTAGCGGCGAGTGATCCTTTAAAGATTTCGGGAGCAGTTGAAGAAGCGAAAGCAAAGGGTGTAAAAATTATTTATGTTGATGCACCAGCGTTTGAAGAAGCTATCATAACCTTAGCTACAGATAATTATACAGCTGGTAAGATAGCTGGAGAAAATATGTATTACGAATTAGAGGCAATTGGTGTCACAAATGGCTCAATAGGAATCATTGGGGTAACACCTGAAAACAGAACGACTGTAAATCGTGAAATAGGGTTTCGAGATTATTTTGAATCGTTTGACAGATACCAAATTTTAGAAACAATATATACGAATGGTGACCCAGAGTTAGCAAAACAAGCAACAGAAAAATATATAGAAGACAATTCCAATCTTGTTGGTATTTTTTCAACGAATGAAGGATCTACGCTAGGGATGGGATACGCTTTTAGAGATTATGATACAAATATTATCGGCATTGGATTTGATATTACTGAAACGATTCAGGAAATGATAAGAGATAATACTATACAAGCAACATTAGTACAAAATCCATATACAATGGGTTATTTGGGTATGGCTGAGTCAGTTGCTGCATTAAGGGGATTTGATACAGGTCCGAAATTTATTAATACTGGAGTGACTGTTGTTAATATATATACACCAAGTCGAATATTATCTTAA
- a CDS encoding S8 family peptidase, which yields MAPLKISEMTNNDFFDLLVEYSGNMSFFNKYSVYSRTIINNIYAVVHIPSNLITIDFIADFGYSALPNCFGIISEASLEATGISRIRSVPNFNLRGQGVLIGIVDTGIDYINPIFKNADGTSRINQLWDQTINQEQTFDTIPYGTVYAKEDINRALASDIPLDIVPSKDENGHGTMIAGIAAGNVVPESNFYGIATDSELVIVKLRQAKQNLRNFYNIPEEAVCYSETDILFGIEFLVETAFELERPMVILLALGTSQGGHDGRGILSNTLSLIGSSPGIAVVIAAGNEGNERRHFFGIIEDHKEFSTVELMVGENETGFVLELWGKSPNIYSVAITSPSGEFIPNMTTSISNSTRVSFIFERTTIDIINNLIERQTGDQVIFFRMNEPAPGIWRFHIYKRGDLETGFHIWLPMNEFISENTFFVNPDINTTVLSPGNANIPLTVTAYNYVNNSIFLYASRGYTRTLVVKPEIAAPGVNVIGPTLKQTFTEFSGTSVAAAHTAGVAAMLLEWANKSDIVFNTIDLKKFLLRGAKRDETIKYPNPEWGYGILDIYNAINSLRLRINY from the coding sequence ATGGCTCCCTTAAAAATAAGTGAAATGACAAATAATGACTTTTTTGACTTACTTGTTGAATATAGTGGTAATATGTCATTTTTTAATAAATACTCCGTGTACTCAAGAACAATTATCAATAATATTTATGCAGTTGTACATATTCCTTCGAATCTCATAACAATTGATTTTATAGCTGATTTTGGATATTCAGCTTTACCAAACTGTTTTGGTATTATCAGTGAAGCAAGTCTGGAAGCTACAGGTATTTCCAGGATTAGAAGTGTTCCAAATTTTAATCTGAGGGGACAAGGCGTACTAATAGGAATTGTAGATACAGGAATCGATTATATAAATCCAATTTTTAAAAATGCGGATGGAACATCAAGAATTAATCAACTTTGGGATCAGACTATAAATCAGGAACAAACTTTTGATACGATTCCGTATGGGACCGTTTATGCAAAAGAAGACATCAATCGTGCTCTGGCATCAGATATTCCTCTAGATATAGTACCTAGTAAAGATGAAAATGGTCATGGCACAATGATTGCTGGAATTGCTGCTGGTAATGTTGTACCTGAAAGTAACTTTTATGGAATTGCAACAGATTCAGAATTAGTGATTGTAAAGTTACGGCAAGCAAAACAAAATTTAAGAAATTTTTATAATATTCCAGAGGAGGCTGTTTGTTATTCAGAAACTGATATTCTATTTGGTATTGAGTTTTTAGTTGAAACAGCATTTGAATTGGAAAGGCCTATGGTAATTCTTCTAGCTTTAGGCACATCCCAGGGGGGGCATGACGGTAGAGGGATCTTAAGTAACACTTTATCCCTGATTGGTTCTAGTCCTGGGATTGCAGTAGTTATTGCAGCAGGGAATGAAGGGAATGAACGCAGACATTTTTTTGGAATCATAGAAGATCATAAGGAATTTTCTACAGTGGAACTTATGGTTGGAGAAAATGAAACAGGATTCGTATTAGAATTGTGGGGGAAATCCCCCAATATATATTCTGTTGCTATAACTTCTCCATCTGGTGAGTTTATTCCTAATATGACTACATCAATCAGTAACAGTACACGGGTTTCATTCATTTTCGAGAGAACTACTATTGATATTATCAATAATCTGATAGAAAGACAGACGGGTGATCAGGTGATCTTTTTTCGTATGAATGAACCTGCACCGGGAATCTGGAGATTTCATATATATAAACGTGGAGATTTGGAAACTGGATTTCATATATGGCTACCAATGAATGAATTTATATCAGAAAATACATTTTTTGTTAATCCGGATATAAATACAACAGTATTATCTCCTGGAAATGCAAATATTCCTTTAACTGTTACCGCTTATAATTATGTTAATAACAGTATATTTCTTTATGCAAGTCGAGGATATACCAGAACACTCGTTGTTAAGCCGGAAATTGCAGCGCCAGGTGTCAATGTAATTGGACCAACATTAAAACAAACATTTACAGAGTTTTCAGGAACAAGTGTAGCTGCTGCACATACAGCAGGAGTAGCTGCGATGTTGTTAGAATGGGCTAATAAATCGGATATTGTTTTTAATACAATTGATTTGAAAAAATTTTTACTAAGAGGTGCAAAAAGAGATGAAACAATAAAATATCCAAATCCTGAATGGGGATATGGAATTTTAGATATATATAATGCAATAAATAGTTTACGATTAAGAATCAATTATTAA
- a CDS encoding NHL repeat containing protein, with amino-acid sequence MKRYLNPFDIYVEPDFSISVFASELNSPGSILITDNNKMYITDTGELTGEPKLLLYENGKFESIAEGFNTPITGITYRFGKIFVSHRGSITIVDENGTQKNIVQGLPCQGDFPNSNVTFRSDNRLFFGIGTATNSGVVGLDNKWVINHPYFHDKPGDNIIVFGQNFESYNYINHSKEPVLTGAFSSFGEMNFPYEQKKGTLLASGSILSCNPDGTDIQLYAWGFRNISSLNFGYYDRLFACNNGYDERGSRPIANASDDFYHVEPGVWYGWPDFSAGMPVTSPKFDTIYNQKIELLISNPPNIPPRPITTFPNGTNLKGFLVNEYREFGNIGDIFITEYGGTTIKQQYYGRKISKINTISGETTTFAMNKSGNSLYSTTGGFGRPSDLAFDTEGDLYVIDSGINNLNNSHCLLSNTGVIWKISRER; translated from the coding sequence ATGAAAAGATATCTCAATCCTTTTGACATTTATGTTGAGCCAGATTTTTCCATAAGTGTATTCGCATCGGAGCTAAACAGTCCTGGAAGTATTCTGATTACTGATAATAATAAAATGTATATAACTGATACTGGCGAATTGACAGGTGAACCCAAATTATTATTATATGAAAATGGTAAATTCGAGTCTATAGCAGAAGGCTTTAATACTCCTATAACCGGCATTACATACAGATTTGGAAAAATATTTGTCTCACATAGAGGCTCTATAACAATTGTAGATGAAAATGGAACCCAAAAAAACATTGTTCAAGGTTTGCCATGTCAAGGAGATTTTCCTAATAGTAATGTTACTTTTCGATCCGATAATCGTCTTTTTTTTGGAATTGGAACTGCTACAAACTCAGGGGTAGTTGGCCTGGATAATAAATGGGTAATAAACCATCCATATTTTCATGATAAACCAGGCGATAATATCATTGTATTTGGTCAAAACTTTGAATCATATAATTATATTAATCATTCAAAAGAACCTGTTTTAACAGGAGCTTTTAGTTCCTTCGGTGAAATGAATTTTCCATACGAACAAAAAAAAGGAACTTTATTAGCGTCAGGAAGCATTCTTAGCTGTAATCCTGATGGCACGGATATTCAATTATATGCATGGGGATTCCGTAATATATCTTCATTAAATTTTGGTTATTATGATAGACTTTTTGCTTGCAATAATGGCTATGATGAACGAGGCAGCCGGCCAATTGCTAATGCTTCTGATGATTTCTATCATGTCGAGCCTGGGGTATGGTATGGCTGGCCTGACTTTTCAGCAGGAATGCCAGTTACTTCACCAAAATTTGATACGATATATAATCAAAAAATAGAGCTTTTAATCTCAAATCCTCCTAACATCCCTCCCAGACCAATTACAACGTTTCCAAACGGAACAAATTTAAAAGGTTTTTTAGTAAACGAATATCGTGAGTTTGGAAATATAGGAGATATTTTTATTACCGAATATGGTGGTACCACGATTAAGCAACAATACTATGGACGGAAAATCTCAAAAATTAATACCATATCAGGAGAAACAACAACGTTTGCCATGAATAAGTCTGGCAATTCTTTATATTCAACTACAGGCGGATTCGGAAGACCCTCTGATTTGGCCTTCGATACAGAAGGTGATTTATATGTAATAGATTCCGGCATAAATAACTTAAATAACTCCCATTGTTTATTATCAAATACGGGCGTAATTTGGAAGATTAGTCGAGAAAGGTGA
- a CDS encoding rubrerythrin family protein, whose translation MMSFIESDTYKNLVMLYEKELMFSARYELYSLIARSDGFIEYANIYDSFARQDREHARIWLRNLSQGNLPGTAETLIESAKAENNLASIEYQNAIQVARQEGYNEIVSLMAGIANINFNHELVFQQMYNNIILNQVYCKPNEILWTCIQCGNIMSGLCAPEICPVCGFPQGYYRPLNDCIY comes from the coding sequence ATGATGAGCTTTATAGAAAGTGATACATATAAGAATTTAGTTATGTTATATGAAAAAGAGTTAATGTTTAGTGCACGATATGAATTATATAGCCTGATTGCAAGAAGTGATGGTTTTATTGAATATGCAAACATTTACGATTCTTTCGCAAGGCAAGATCGTGAACATGCTCGCATATGGTTGAGAAACTTAAGTCAGGGAAATTTACCTGGAACGGCAGAAACTTTGATTGAATCAGCGAAAGCTGAAAACAATTTGGCTAGTATTGAGTATCAAAATGCTATTCAGGTAGCTCGGCAAGAAGGTTACAATGAAATTGTCTCATTAATGGCTGGAATTGCAAACATAAATTTTAATCATGAATTAGTATTTCAACAGATGTATAATAACATTATATTAAATCAGGTTTACTGTAAACCAAACGAAATTTTGTGGACCTGTATACAATGTGGAAACATTATGTCAGGTCTTTGTGCTCCTGAGATTTGTCCTGTCTGCGGATTTCCTCAAGGTTATTATCGCCCTCTTAACGATTGTATCTATTAA